Proteins encoded together in one Caldicellulosiruptor saccharolyticus DSM 8903 window:
- a CDS encoding sensor histidine kinase, translating to MKKNEQTKFLLAILFLLFLIIFLLIYSIYFINTELIKHLRIPQWQRILIVYSFTLLAILNLYTVKNLFSALSTLKTTQIYKDNIKSLDNFINILRAQRHEFNNHLQIIWGLICVGKYDDAVRYIEQISENLKCTSKFYGLGCAELSALIFAKSSLAKKYDINFEFHYNVDFSNLKFDSMDLINICGNLIDNAFYYAKCSLSKYVVLEINDTGSQVEISITNSGSYIDDCKKEKIFELGYSTKNSTGLGLFIVKSTVEKYGGQIEVFSEYKSQDKYEKEGYTTFKVTLPKKI from the coding sequence ATGAAGAAAAATGAACAGACAAAATTCCTACTTGCAATTCTTTTTCTCCTATTTCTCATTATATTTTTGTTGATATACTCAATTTATTTTATCAACACAGAACTGATAAAACACTTAAGAATTCCTCAATGGCAAAGAATACTTATTGTATACTCTTTTACTTTACTTGCTATTTTGAACTTGTACACTGTCAAAAACCTTTTTTCTGCACTCAGTACACTAAAGACAACACAGATTTATAAGGATAATATAAAATCATTGGACAATTTTATAAACATCTTAAGAGCACAGCGGCATGAGTTTAACAATCATCTTCAGATAATCTGGGGACTCATCTGTGTTGGAAAATATGATGATGCCGTGCGCTACATCGAACAAATTAGCGAAAATCTTAAATGCACTTCAAAGTTTTATGGGCTTGGCTGTGCTGAGCTATCAGCTTTGATATTTGCAAAAAGCTCCTTAGCTAAAAAGTATGATATTAATTTTGAATTTCATTACAATGTAGACTTTAGCAATTTAAAGTTTGATTCGATGGATTTAATAAATATCTGTGGCAATCTAATTGACAATGCATTTTATTATGCAAAGTGCTCACTTTCTAAATATGTAGTTCTTGAGATTAATGATACAGGCAGTCAGGTTGAAATTTCTATCACAAACTCTGGATCATACATTGATGATTGTAAAAAAGAAAAAATATTTGAGCTCGGATATTCAACAAAAAACTCAACAGGATTAGGACTTTTTATAGTAAAGTCCACAGTCGAAAAATATGGTGGTCAGATTGAGGTCTTCTCTGAGTACAAAAGCCAAGACAAATATGAAAAAGAAGGATATACAACATTTAAAGTAACTTTGCCAAAAAAAATATAA
- a CDS encoding phosphotransferase yields the protein MEKINFKLVEENYSIKIERIKQIKTNAYFIKTKDKKKYFLKLSRVDKSRVDFIMDVYSHLKKTSFKSHLIDFERTIDGGFYFLDNFGRVCLLCKWIDGRGADYKTFSDLKVIVSILDHLHTSTICFAKQEDRMHLPCYEEIFQNKYSQIKTMENIIHQKEVYSTFDKCFLKTIHRFENRFAECICFVKKIGSYFRMSNQKVLIHHDPAHHNFIFAEDNVYLIDFDYAVFDYDVHDFVNLGVRILKTNEWNIDIFKFYLKLLREKGIPKKFWFEVFWILMLFPQEIWQVGLQYYFEKQPWTEEYFLKRLKGAIEIQTRKEMIVNKVVGGKLNWH from the coding sequence GTGGAAAAGATAAATTTCAAATTAGTAGAAGAAAATTATTCAATCAAGATTGAAAGAATAAAACAAATTAAAACAAATGCATATTTCATTAAAACAAAGGATAAAAAGAAATATTTTTTAAAACTAAGCAGAGTGGACAAATCGCGCGTAGACTTTATTATGGATGTCTATTCACACCTGAAAAAAACATCGTTCAAAAGCCACCTGATTGACTTTGAAAGAACAATAGATGGTGGCTTTTATTTTTTAGACAACTTTGGAAGAGTTTGTCTTCTGTGCAAATGGATTGATGGTAGAGGAGCAGATTACAAAACATTTTCTGATTTGAAGGTCATTGTAAGCATTTTAGACCATCTTCACACCTCTACAATTTGTTTTGCAAAACAGGAAGATAGAATGCACCTTCCTTGCTATGAAGAGATTTTTCAAAATAAGTATTCACAAATAAAAACAATGGAGAATATTATACATCAAAAAGAAGTATATAGCACATTTGATAAGTGTTTCTTGAAGACCATTCATCGATTTGAGAATAGGTTTGCTGAGTGTATATGTTTTGTGAAAAAAATAGGTAGTTATTTTAGAATGTCGAACCAAAAGGTACTTATCCACCATGACCCTGCTCATCACAACTTTATCTTCGCTGAGGATAATGTATATCTCATAGACTTTGACTATGCTGTTTTTGATTATGATGTGCATGATTTTGTCAACTTAGGTGTGAGGATTTTAAAAACAAATGAGTGGAATATCGACATTTTTAAGTTTTATCTGAAACTGTTAAGGGAAAAAGGTATTCCCAAAAAGTTCTGGTTTGAAGTGTTTTGGATTTTGATGCTTTTTCCCCAGGAGATTTGGCAGGTTGGGCTTCAGTACTACTTTGAAAAACAGCCATGGACTGAAGAGTATTTTTTAAAAAGACTAAAAGGCGCTATTGAAATACAGACAAGAAAGGAGA
- a CDS encoding DUF2156 domain-containing protein has protein sequence MKFYKIDISDKRIFDEYFKAFQPEIADLTFTNLFMWDPFYDINFTEEDGFLLIMAKPYNQPPFLHGPVGVDTNKLPIVIEKAKKYFETQGYKFMLKRASQKTIDMLTQCGMKFESLLERDLSDYVYKVQDLVQLKGKKYHAKKNHINKFLRLYGQRYEVKKIDDEIVRLCWDFECEWYEKRNGQNDVGLTFEKLAIERAIKNFDKLSYEGMIVFIDGKIKAFTFGEPLNKNTVVIHIEKADPDIEGLYTFVNNKFLIEFWQNFEFVNREEDLGKEGIRKAKMSYHPFKFAEKFTVLFD, from the coding sequence ATGAAGTTTTACAAGATAGACATTTCTGACAAAAGAATATTTGATGAATATTTCAAAGCTTTTCAGCCAGAGATTGCTGACTTGACATTTACAAATCTATTTATGTGGGATCCATTTTATGATATTAACTTTACAGAAGAAGATGGTTTTTTATTAATTATGGCAAAACCTTATAACCAGCCACCATTTTTGCACGGTCCTGTAGGAGTAGATACCAACAAGCTTCCTATTGTAATTGAAAAGGCTAAGAAGTATTTTGAAACTCAAGGTTATAAGTTCATGCTAAAAAGAGCGTCTCAAAAGACAATTGATATGTTAACTCAATGTGGTATGAAATTTGAGAGTTTATTAGAAAGGGACCTTTCGGACTATGTTTACAAGGTTCAAGATTTGGTACAATTGAAAGGCAAAAAGTACCATGCAAAGAAGAATCATATAAATAAATTCTTACGGCTTTATGGCCAAAGGTATGAAGTAAAAAAAATTGATGATGAGATTGTCAGGCTTTGCTGGGATTTTGAATGTGAGTGGTATGAAAAGAGAAACGGACAAAATGATGTTGGTCTTACATTTGAGAAGTTGGCAATTGAAAGGGCAATCAAAAACTTTGATAAACTCTCATATGAGGGAATGATCGTTTTTATTGATGGTAAGATAAAAGCGTTTACCTTTGGTGAGCCTTTAAATAAAAATACAGTTGTGATTCACATTGAAAAAGCTGATCCTGACATTGAAGGACTCTATACTTTTGTCAACAATAAATTCCTTATAGAATTTTGGCAGAACTTTGAATTTGTCAACAGAGAAGAGGACTTAGGGAAAGAAGGTATAAGAAAGGCAAAGATGTCTTATCATCCATTTAAATTTGCCGAAAAGTTTACAGTACTTTTTGATTAA
- a CDS encoding zinc-dependent alcohol dehydrogenase family protein has protein sequence MRAAVFYGKRDLRVEEFDLPPLKQGEILVKVKACGICGTDVHIFNGEKGSAKVTPPIILGHEFCGEVVETKSSLFKVGDKVSIDPNIYCGVCRFCRSGKVQLCESLTALGVNLNGGFAEYAIVPEKQAILFEDIEFEEAALAEPLACCLHGIKKLEIKPIDKVLIIGLGPIGLIMLEILKLYGAYNVYGYEIDEFRKEIAKWQGIKGIIEENTDEKFDIVIECAGTKESIEMAFEKLQKGGQLLVFSVPSPKTNVLINPFEMFKKEARVYWSFVNPFTQKLAIELLRAKKISLKHIITHKISLEELSQALNNRYERQLKVIVQP, from the coding sequence GTGAGAGCGGCGGTATTTTATGGCAAAAGAGATTTGAGAGTAGAAGAATTTGATTTGCCCCCGTTAAAACAAGGCGAAATTTTGGTAAAGGTCAAGGCGTGTGGAATATGTGGAACAGATGTGCACATATTTAATGGCGAAAAAGGTTCAGCAAAGGTCACACCACCGATTATTTTAGGGCATGAGTTTTGTGGTGAGGTAGTTGAAACAAAAAGCTCACTTTTTAAAGTAGGGGACAAAGTAAGTATTGACCCGAACATTTATTGTGGGGTATGTAGATTTTGCAGAAGTGGGAAAGTACAATTGTGCGAAAGTCTTACAGCTTTGGGTGTAAATTTAAACGGTGGGTTTGCAGAGTATGCGATTGTACCTGAAAAGCAAGCAATATTGTTTGAAGATATAGAATTTGAGGAAGCAGCATTGGCAGAACCTCTTGCTTGCTGTCTCCATGGGATTAAAAAGCTTGAAATAAAACCAATAGATAAGGTTTTGATAATTGGCCTTGGGCCAATTGGCCTTATTATGCTTGAGATTTTGAAACTTTATGGGGCTTACAATGTCTATGGATATGAGATAGATGAGTTTAGAAAAGAGATTGCCAAATGGCAGGGTATAAAGGGAATAATTGAGGAAAATACAGATGAAAAGTTTGACATTGTAATTGAGTGTGCAGGAACAAAAGAGAGTATTGAGATGGCATTTGAAAAGCTTCAAAAAGGTGGACAACTACTTGTATTTTCTGTGCCCTCACCAAAGACAAATGTTTTAATAAATCCCTTTGAGATGTTTAAGAAAGAGGCAAGAGTTTATTGGTCATTTGTAAACCCGTTTACTCAAAAATTGGCAATTGAATTACTTAGAGCAAAGAAAATTAGCTTAAAACATATAATAACCCACAAAATTTCATTAGAAGAGCTTTCTCAAGCTCTTAACAACAGGTATGAGAGACAGCTTAAAGTGATTGTTCAGCCTTGA